The bacterium genome has a segment encoding these proteins:
- the pheS gene encoding phenylalanine--tRNA ligase subunit alpha: MNAQDIVALKEQSLAEVKAAASLNEIDAVRIKYLGRKGLLPAIMEGLKTVAPDDRPEVGRRANELKQELGLALDEVKAALGAASKAADQKQFDVTLPGAWKTLGSRHPVTQVIEEAIRIFSMLGFTVADGPDMETEYHNFDALNTPADHPSRDTQDTFWLDKKTLLRTQTSPVQIRVMESCKPPIRIIAPGRCYRRDTTDATHSANFHQIEGLYVDRKVSMADLKGDITFFANQMMGPNVKVRFRPHFFPFTEPSVEYDFSCHVCGGQGCRVCKNSGWIEISGAGMVNPKVFNIVGYDPESVTGYAFGMGVERIAMIKFGIEDIRLLYDNDVRFLSQFS, encoded by the coding sequence ATGAATGCACAGGATATTGTTGCGCTGAAGGAGCAGAGTCTGGCGGAAGTCAAGGCGGCTGCCTCCTTGAATGAAATTGATGCTGTCCGGATTAAATACCTGGGACGGAAGGGCTTGCTGCCTGCAATTATGGAGGGACTCAAGACCGTCGCACCTGATGATCGACCGGAAGTAGGGCGTCGCGCCAATGAACTTAAGCAGGAATTGGGGCTGGCACTGGATGAAGTGAAGGCCGCCCTCGGTGCGGCCTCAAAAGCGGCCGACCAGAAACAATTTGATGTCACCTTACCCGGCGCCTGGAAAACCCTTGGCTCTCGCCATCCCGTTACTCAGGTGATCGAGGAAGCCATCCGGATTTTCAGTATGCTCGGGTTCACAGTGGCGGATGGGCCCGATATGGAGACCGAATACCATAACTTTGATGCCCTGAACACGCCTGCTGACCACCCGTCCCGCGACACGCAGGATACATTCTGGCTGGATAAGAAGACCTTGCTGCGGACACAGACCTCGCCGGTTCAGATTCGCGTGATGGAAAGTTGCAAGCCTCCGATTCGCATTATTGCGCCTGGTCGCTGTTACCGGCGTGATACCACCGACGCCACTCATAGCGCGAACTTCCATCAGATCGAAGGCCTGTATGTGGATCGTAAAGTCTCGATGGCGGATCTGAAGGGGGATATCACCTTCTTTGCCAACCAGATGATGGGGCCGAATGTCAAAGTGCGGTTCCGTCCTCATTTCTTCCCCTTTACCGAGCCCAGTGTGGAATATGATTTTTCCTGTCATGTCTGTGGCGGCCAGGGCTGCCGGGTCTGTAAAAATAGTGGCTGGATAGAAATCTCCGGTGCTGGCATGGTCAACCCCAAAGTCTTTAACATCGTGGGCTATGACCCCGAGTCGGTTACAGGTTATGCCTTCGGCATGGGCGTTGAACGCATTGCCATGATCAAGTTCGGTATCGAGGATATCCGACTGCTGTATGATAACGATGTGCGATTCTTGTCCCAATTTTCCTGA
- the pheT gene encoding phenylalanine--tRNA ligase subunit beta has product MKLPLSWLKEYVDFELTPKELASLLTFSGTEVEGIKTIGGDFTGLIVGEVLSVERHPNADRLTVCQVNDGTSTLTVVCGAPNVAAGIKVPLATIGTTLPNGLKIKKAKVRGIESFGMLCAADELGLSEDHNGLMILPADVITGTPFSEIVGPPETVLELEVTPNRPDCLSMIGMAREVATLLGKPLKIPAPVMKESGTSVESLASVTIEDAVGCPRYTGRVVQGITIAPSPQWLQSRLSAAGIRPINNVVDITNYVMLESGQPLHAFDYELLEGHKIVVRRARVDEAMSTLDGAARELTSEMLLIADVRRPVAVAGVMGGAGSEIRDVTKTVLLESAYFKPSDVRKTSKKMGLSSESSYRFERGVDVENVEWVSRRAVQLMCELAGGVAAKGVIDVYPTKTAHGQVTLRFARVRDLLGIEITNEKVMSIFTSLGFGIVSNDAVRCVVDVPAFRVDVLQEADLIEEVARINGLDKIPSPSPVAKIVPGVDDKPTRAVLALRENLVGLGLAETMNYSFLSEKLLDLVDYGDAAKRVVLPNPISADHTILRDSFIPQMIETLGKNRARQAREASLFEMGRVFFKDADGKNAESDRICIGLMGPVGRAGILKSQPVKDEEMFQWIKGILESLGRAQHVAAVARGGLCRLDIELKPLSSPCFEEGRAVSVWLAGVNVGVMGLVSERLRNEWRMADPVAVLELEVAPLLKDVLRVPVSHGIGSFPGVDRDVAMVVEDGISHEAILKSIWTAAPPELVDIQLFDVYRGENLGKGRKSLAYSLTYRSMDKTLTDEVANAFHDKVKAALRKDVAADIREG; this is encoded by the coding sequence ATGAAACTTCCATTGAGCTGGTTAAAAGAATATGTGGATTTTGAACTGACCCCCAAGGAACTGGCCTCCCTGCTGACGTTCTCCGGAACCGAAGTCGAGGGGATCAAGACCATTGGTGGTGATTTTACGGGCCTGATAGTGGGCGAGGTGCTCAGTGTTGAGCGGCATCCGAATGCCGACCGCCTGACCGTCTGTCAAGTGAATGACGGAACGAGCACGCTGACGGTGGTCTGTGGGGCACCTAATGTGGCCGCCGGGATCAAGGTGCCACTGGCAACGATCGGGACTACCTTGCCGAATGGTTTAAAGATCAAAAAGGCCAAGGTGCGTGGCATCGAATCGTTCGGTATGCTTTGCGCCGCTGACGAATTGGGCCTTTCTGAGGATCACAACGGCTTGATGATCCTGCCTGCCGATGTCATAACGGGGACGCCTTTCTCCGAGATCGTGGGTCCGCCCGAGACGGTATTGGAACTCGAAGTGACGCCCAACCGCCCCGATTGCCTCAGCATGATCGGGATGGCTCGTGAGGTAGCAACCTTGTTGGGAAAGCCCTTGAAGATTCCCGCTCCGGTGATGAAGGAGTCCGGCACGTCTGTCGAGAGTTTAGCTAGTGTGACGATCGAGGATGCCGTAGGATGTCCACGTTACACCGGTCGGGTGGTGCAGGGGATCACGATCGCGCCAAGTCCGCAATGGCTTCAGAGTCGGTTGTCCGCGGCGGGGATTCGCCCCATTAACAATGTCGTTGATATCACCAACTATGTCATGTTGGAGTCCGGTCAGCCTCTGCATGCCTTTGATTACGAATTATTGGAAGGCCATAAGATTGTGGTGCGGCGCGCCAGGGTTGATGAGGCTATGAGCACTCTTGATGGGGCGGCCCGTGAGCTTACTTCTGAGATGCTGTTGATTGCCGATGTGCGGCGTCCTGTGGCAGTAGCCGGCGTGATGGGCGGGGCGGGGAGTGAGATTCGCGACGTTACCAAAACGGTGTTGCTGGAGAGCGCCTATTTCAAGCCGTCTGATGTTCGCAAGACCTCCAAGAAAATGGGGCTCTCGTCCGAGTCATCCTACCGCTTTGAACGCGGCGTGGATGTCGAAAACGTGGAGTGGGTCAGTCGCCGGGCAGTTCAGTTGATGTGTGAACTGGCCGGTGGGGTGGCAGCCAAGGGGGTAATAGATGTATACCCGACCAAGACGGCGCATGGACAGGTGACGCTCCGGTTTGCTCGTGTCCGGGACTTGCTTGGAATTGAGATCACCAATGAGAAAGTGATGTCGATTTTCACCTCTCTTGGGTTTGGTATCGTGTCGAACGACGCGGTCCGTTGTGTGGTTGATGTACCCGCTTTCAGGGTGGATGTGTTGCAGGAGGCGGATCTCATTGAGGAAGTCGCCCGTATCAATGGGCTGGATAAAATTCCCTCACCTTCACCAGTGGCGAAGATTGTGCCGGGAGTCGACGACAAACCGACCCGTGCGGTTTTAGCACTGCGTGAGAATCTGGTCGGGTTGGGGCTTGCCGAAACCATGAACTACAGCTTCCTGTCTGAGAAGTTGCTGGATCTGGTGGACTATGGGGACGCGGCGAAGCGGGTTGTATTGCCGAACCCGATCAGTGCAGATCATACGATTCTGAGGGATTCGTTCATCCCGCAGATGATCGAGACACTGGGTAAAAACCGGGCACGCCAGGCTCGGGAAGCGTCATTATTTGAAATGGGCCGCGTGTTCTTTAAGGATGCCGATGGCAAGAATGCCGAGTCGGACCGCATTTGCATCGGGCTGATGGGGCCGGTCGGTCGGGCAGGGATTCTGAAGTCGCAGCCGGTGAAGGATGAGGAGATGTTCCAGTGGATCAAGGGGATTCTCGAGTCACTTGGCCGGGCGCAACATGTGGCGGCAGTCGCCCGTGGCGGGCTGTGCCGTCTGGATATCGAATTGAAGCCCTTATCGAGTCCTTGCTTTGAAGAAGGCCGTGCGGTCTCGGTGTGGCTGGCGGGAGTCAATGTCGGTGTGATGGGCCTGGTCAGTGAACGCTTGCGCAATGAGTGGCGTATGGCGGATCCTGTCGCAGTGCTTGAGCTTGAGGTGGCGCCGCTGCTCAAGGATGTGCTGCGGGTTCCGGTATCTCATGGAATCGGTTCATTCCCCGGCGTCGATCGTGATGTGGCCATGGTGGTGGAAGATGGTATCTCGCATGAGGCGATACTGAAATCTATCTGGACGGCCGCCCCGCCGGAGTTAGTCGACATCCAGCTTTTCGATGTCTATCGCGGTGAGAACCTGGGGAAAGGACGGAAGAGTCTGGCCTATTCGCTGACCTATCGCTCCATGGACAAGACCCTGACCGATGAAGTAGCCAACGCTTTCCACGACAAGGTCAAAGCCGCCTTACGAAAAGATGTGGCCGCCGATATAAGAGAGGGCTGA
- the dtd gene encoding D-aminoacyl-tRNA deacylase gives MKALIQRVSRARVTVEGKETGAIGKGYAILLGVRLQDTDTDAIFLAEKTAGLRIFTDAEDRMNLALSDVDGTVLVVSQFTLYADTRKGNRPSFINAAAPAEAERLYEVYVNQLRRILGPDKVATGIFRANMSVEIINDGPVTIELCSDGRTI, from the coding sequence ATGAAGGCTTTGATCCAGAGAGTGAGCCGGGCAAGGGTGACGGTGGAGGGGAAGGAAACCGGGGCCATCGGGAAAGGCTATGCCATTCTTTTGGGCGTCCGGTTACAGGATACTGATACTGATGCCATCTTCCTGGCAGAAAAGACCGCAGGACTTCGCATTTTTACCGATGCCGAGGATAGGATGAATCTTGCATTGTCTGATGTAGATGGAACCGTTTTGGTCGTTTCGCAGTTCACACTTTACGCTGATACCCGCAAGGGAAACCGTCCCAGCTTTATCAATGCTGCCGCTCCTGCCGAAGCCGAACGCCTTTACGAGGTCTATGTCAACCAACTCCGCCGTATTCTCGGGCCGGACAAAGTGGCGACCGGTATATTCCGCGCCAACATGAGTGTCGAGATCATCAACGACGGCCCAGTCACGATCGAGTTGTGCTCGGATGGTAGGACGATTTGA